In a genomic window of Scyliorhinus torazame isolate Kashiwa2021f chromosome 5, sScyTor2.1, whole genome shotgun sequence:
- the LOC140419544 gene encoding uncharacterized protein, with the protein MEKPWKCGDCGKGFNYPSRLEVHRRSHTVAGTMEKPWKCEECGKGFNYPSLLELHRRSHTGEKPWKCEDCGKGFNYPSLLEIHQRSHTGEKPWKCEECGKGFNHASLLENHRRSLTGETIWKCEKCGKGFNYPSLLEYHHCSHTGGGTMEKLWKCEDCGKGFNFTCLLEIHRRSHTREKPFTCSECGKGFNKSTTLLRHQRNHTEEKSFSCTDCGKSFRQLTNLTAHQRVHTGERPFSCLVCGKRFTESSTLLIHQRTHTGEKPFSCTYCGKRFSQSSDLTRHQRIHTGETPFICSVCGKRFTHSSGLWSHRRVHTEEKPFSCTSCGKRFRQPSVLTAHQRIHTGERPFICSVCGKGFTHSSGLWSHRRVHTEEKPISCTICGKSFRHSSVLTAHQRTHTGERPFTCSQCGKGFTQCSHLLTHQRVHTGDRPFTCSVSGKGFTQSQHLLSHQQVHK; encoded by the coding sequence atggagaaaccgtggaaatgtggggactgtgggaagggatttaattacCCATCCCGACTGGAAgtccatcgacgcagtcacactgtggCTGGCacgatggagaaaccatggaaatgtgaggaatgtgggaagggattcaattatccatccttgctggaacttcaccgacgcagtcacacgggagagaaaccctggaaatgtgaggactgtgggaaaggattcaattatccatccctgCTGGAAATTCACCAACGCAGTCACACGGGAGAGAAACCCTGGAAATGTgaggaatgtgggaaaggattcaatcatGCCTCCTTGTTGGAAAACCATCGACGCAGTCTTACTGGGGAGACAATATGGAAATGTGAGAAATGTGGGAAAGGTTTCAATTATCCATCCCTGCTGGAATACCATCACTGCAGCCACACTGGGGGAGGgaccatggagaaactgtggaaatgtgaggactgtggcaaAGGATTTAATTTCACATGTCtgctggaaatccatcgacgcagtcacactcgggagaagccattcacctgttctgagtgtgggaagggatttaataagtcaaccaccctgctgagacaccagcgaaatCACACTGAGGAGAAGTCCTTcagctgcactgactgtggaaagagtttcaggcaGTTAACCAACCTCActgcacaccagcgggttcacaccggggagagaccattcagctgcctcgtgtgtgggaagagatttactgaGTCCTCCACCCTGCtgatacaccaacgcactcacactggggagaagccattcagctgcactTACTGTGGAAAGAGGTTTAGTCAGTCTTCTGACCTCactagacaccagcgaattcacactggagagacaccattcatctgctccgtgtgtgggaagagattcactcattcATCTGGCCTCTggtcacaccggcgagttcacaccgaggagaaaccattcagctgcacctcctgtggaaagagaTTCAGGCAGCCTTCTGTCCTCACTGCacatcaacgcattcacactggggagagaccgttcatctgctctgtctgtgggaaaggattcactcattcatccggCCTTTggtcacaccggcgagttcacactgaggagaagccaaTCAGCTGCACtatctgtggaaagagcttcagacATTCTTCCGTCCTCActgcacaccaacgcactcacactggggagagaccattcacctgctcccagtgtgggaagggattcactcaatgctctcacctgctgacacaccagcgagttcacactggggatagaccgttcacctgctcggtgagtgggaagggattcactcagtcacaacacctactgtcacatcagcaagttcacaagtgA